A stretch of Synechococcus sp. WH 8020 DNA encodes these proteins:
- the cobA gene encoding uroporphyrinogen-III C-methyltransferase has protein sequence MTGTVYLVGAGPGDPDLLTVKAHRLLRCCDALVYDSLVPSEVLNLVPDSCERHFVGKRRGHHSVPQPSTNSVLVALGQRYQTVVRLKGGDPFLFGRGGEEAAHLVSHGIAVEVVPGVTAGIAAPAYAGIPVTHRRAGSSVTFVTGHEEIDKRRPSVNWRALATASDGLVIYMGLHNLPRIAEELIAGGLDGDTPVAVVQQGTVAGQRCLKAPLREVAEATRTEKFASPSIVVVGDVVNQQVTACSPEPAAVTMPIPF, from the coding sequence ATGACAGGAACTGTGTATCTCGTCGGTGCTGGACCAGGAGATCCCGACCTTCTCACCGTGAAGGCTCATCGTCTACTGCGATGTTGTGATGCTCTCGTCTACGACTCCCTGGTTCCAAGCGAGGTCCTGAATCTCGTTCCAGACTCTTGTGAACGTCATTTTGTCGGCAAACGTCGCGGACACCACTCCGTGCCTCAGCCCAGTACCAACTCAGTGTTAGTGGCCTTGGGTCAGCGCTATCAAACGGTGGTTCGCTTAAAAGGTGGAGATCCGTTCCTGTTTGGTCGTGGTGGAGAGGAGGCCGCTCATCTGGTGTCCCATGGCATTGCGGTTGAGGTGGTTCCTGGAGTCACGGCCGGGATTGCCGCTCCGGCGTATGCCGGAATTCCGGTCACGCATCGTCGAGCAGGCTCGTCGGTCACCTTCGTAACGGGTCATGAGGAGATTGACAAACGTCGCCCATCCGTGAATTGGCGTGCGTTAGCTACCGCGAGTGATGGTTTAGTGATTTATATGGGTTTGCATAACCTTCCACGGATTGCCGAGGAATTAATCGCCGGTGGTTTAGATGGAGATACTCCTGTGGCTGTCGTTCAGCAGGGCACGGTTGCTGGTCAGCGTTGCTTGAAGGCACCCTTGCGGGAGGTGGCAGAAGCCACCCGAACAGAAAAATTTGCATCGCCTTCCATCGTTGTCGTGGGAGATGTGGTGAACCAGCAAGTCACTGCTTGCTCACCTGAGCCCGCTGCGGTCACGATGCCGATTCCATTTTGA
- a CDS encoding MoaD/ThiS family protein — translation MTKSQERSIHVLLFASLRDQAGWAEQLLTLPDREVVTAEDIWTQLHLGPRPAAVQIAINQQLVAPMTSVHSGDEIAFLPPFTGG, via the coding sequence ATGACGAAATCTCAGGAGAGATCCATCCACGTGTTGTTGTTTGCCTCTCTTCGCGACCAAGCGGGCTGGGCTGAACAATTGCTGACGCTCCCTGACAGAGAGGTTGTTACCGCTGAAGATATCTGGACTCAGTTGCACCTTGGTCCTCGACCTGCAGCGGTGCAAATTGCGATTAATCAGCAGTTGGTGGCTCCGATGACGTCGGTGCATTCCGGGGATGAAATCGCGTTTCTTCCACCATTTACGGGAGGTTAA
- a CDS encoding nitrate reductase associated protein: MNQASHCFGFEKDFVGNWRCIPLCVRRKLDLIGVKLKLSHWMEFTREQRQNLVDWPDQPSALSGMREHLRKLTLETADGMVKDLPIAVEEPWQTLAVIPKAVQQAAWERSASIGTNQWADLFELERFALCKLARPGHDHHNLDAAFSEILG, encoded by the coding sequence ATGAATCAAGCCAGTCATTGCTTTGGGTTTGAGAAGGATTTTGTTGGGAATTGGCGTTGTATTCCTCTTTGTGTCAGGCGAAAGCTAGACCTCATTGGTGTCAAACTGAAGTTGAGTCACTGGATGGAGTTCACTCGGGAGCAGCGCCAAAATTTGGTGGATTGGCCTGATCAACCTTCAGCTTTGTCTGGTATGCGGGAGCACTTGCGGAAGCTCACCCTTGAGACTGCCGATGGGATGGTGAAAGATCTACCCATAGCTGTGGAGGAGCCTTGGCAGACTTTGGCTGTGATTCCAAAGGCTGTTCAGCAAGCAGCTTGGGAGAGATCTGCTTCCATCGGCACGAACCAATGGGCTGATTTATTTGAATTGGAGCGTTTTGCCCTATGTAAATTGGCTCGTCCTGGCCATGATCATCACAACTTGGATGCTGCTTTTAGCGAAATACTGGGTTGA
- a CDS encoding DNA mismatch repair protein MutS, giving the protein MNRNHLTTSVQGAFDPWPLLRKRGESGGATALRLVVHGRSGGLVPPCVREISVAVAECRAAPVELEVLTAEVPTAAQCDSQWLVPLLLLPGSHARSDVPLIRDRLRSEGVVVKPLPFLGSWECWWVLMSRWIEVVVAQNRSLALVHHPLRPGLSDRFLISVQRRFGLPVVAFDVWDQFAKNQPNMVPLPLSLAPNRMSEALGQAGGLPSLLEVPELRQGLIHCLAALP; this is encoded by the coding sequence ATGAACAGAAACCACCTGACTACATCAGTTCAAGGGGCTTTTGATCCGTGGCCGTTGTTACGGAAACGGGGCGAATCAGGGGGTGCAACTGCCCTTCGTCTGGTGGTCCACGGCCGTTCTGGTGGCCTCGTTCCCCCTTGTGTGCGGGAGATTTCGGTGGCTGTTGCTGAGTGCCGAGCGGCCCCAGTTGAATTGGAGGTGCTCACCGCAGAGGTTCCGACGGCAGCGCAGTGTGACTCACAATGGCTGGTGCCCCTTCTCTTGCTTCCTGGCAGTCATGCCAGAAGCGATGTGCCTCTGATTCGTGATCGCTTGAGGAGCGAGGGCGTTGTGGTGAAGCCTCTTCCCTTTCTTGGTTCCTGGGAGTGTTGGTGGGTGCTGATGTCCCGTTGGATTGAGGTTGTTGTTGCTCAAAATCGATCTCTGGCACTCGTTCACCATCCATTGAGGCCAGGGCTCTCTGATCGCTTTTTGATTTCAGTGCAACGTCGCTTCGGCTTACCTGTGGTGGCCTTTGATGTCTGGGACCAGTTTGCTAAGAATCAACCCAACATGGTTCCATTGCCGCTCTCGCTGGCTCCCAACCGGATGTCGGAGGCGTTGGGTCAGGCTGGTGGGCTGCCATCCCTCTTAGAAGTTCCCGAGCTTCGTCAGGGTCTTATTCATTGTCTAGCTGCATTGCCGTGA
- a CDS encoding molybdopterin oxidoreductase family protein, which yields MAEPTTTIRSQCPYCGVGCGLDLRPPAKKGEAVRRDADGTPMWTARGDRLHPSSLGQVCIKGATVGETLSRGRLDQPLGRTSLDDEFQPISWDEALERISSQIKTSLKSKGPDSIAMYGSGQFHTEDYYLAQKLLKGALGTNNFDANSRLCMSSAVAGYTRSLGSDGPPCSYEDLDHCTVAFLIGTNTAECHPVLFQRLLKRKKRHPGALTIVVVDPRQTDTAKAADIHLAVAPGSDLALLHGIAHLVMRENGQDPAFIDDCTDNYDSFFDVVARWTPRRVALFCGIPEKRLREVAQLFHRREKVLSLWSMGVNQRREGTAVVGGIINLHLLTGQIGKEGSGPFSLTGQPNAMGGREAGGLSHLLPGYRQVTNPEHRAEVEKTWGFTKGKIASKPGLTAWQQVEAMERGKLDLWWVAATNPLVSMPDLERVKAAMKRCPLVVVSEAYADSETSHYAHLLLPAAQWSEKTGTMTNSERRVTYCPGFRNLHRESRPDWEVFAEIGRRLGFKEQFTYNSAAEVYAEFTALTQKRLCDVSGLSHEVLAKEGPQQWPFPQDSSPSQESKRLYTNHKFLTANGRARFCSDQPLGLAEPPCDTYPLVLTIGRYLGQWHTMTRTGKVERLKTMHPEPLLEINPKDADQFAVKHGELAAVSSRRGQLTARVKVTDKIRRSTVFLPMHWGFTQAQACEVNALMHEQACPISKQPELKASAVIVAPAVSVIKPIEQEAGRLEALRQLINPVFR from the coding sequence ATGGCAGAGCCAACCACAACCATTCGCAGTCAATGTCCATATTGTGGAGTGGGGTGTGGTCTGGACTTACGACCACCAGCAAAGAAAGGGGAAGCCGTCCGTAGAGATGCAGATGGAACTCCTATGTGGACAGCTAGAGGAGATCGACTCCATCCATCAAGTCTTGGCCAAGTTTGCATCAAAGGGGCCACAGTTGGCGAAACCCTCTCAAGGGGCCGACTTGATCAACCCCTTGGCCGAACCAGTCTTGATGACGAGTTCCAACCCATCAGCTGGGATGAGGCTCTTGAGCGCATCTCAAGCCAAATCAAAACAAGCCTGAAATCCAAGGGACCAGACTCCATCGCCATGTATGGCTCCGGACAATTCCATACCGAAGATTATTACTTAGCTCAAAAATTACTCAAAGGAGCGCTTGGAACTAACAATTTCGACGCTAATTCAAGACTCTGCATGAGTTCTGCTGTTGCCGGCTACACCCGCAGTTTGGGCTCAGATGGTCCTCCTTGCAGCTACGAAGACCTAGACCATTGCACGGTGGCATTTCTGATCGGAACCAACACCGCCGAGTGCCATCCAGTGCTCTTTCAACGATTACTGAAACGAAAAAAAAGACATCCTGGCGCTCTCACCATCGTGGTGGTAGATCCGCGCCAAACCGATACTGCAAAGGCAGCTGACATCCATCTAGCGGTAGCTCCTGGAAGTGACCTTGCCCTCCTTCATGGCATCGCCCACCTGGTGATGCGTGAAAACGGACAGGATCCTGCATTTATCGACGATTGCACAGACAACTACGACTCCTTTTTTGATGTCGTTGCCCGCTGGACGCCTAGACGGGTGGCCTTGTTTTGTGGCATTCCAGAAAAACGCCTGCGAGAAGTAGCCCAGCTCTTTCATCGCCGCGAAAAAGTCTTGAGCCTCTGGTCGATGGGCGTGAATCAACGGCGCGAAGGAACCGCGGTAGTGGGTGGAATCATTAACTTGCACTTATTGACGGGTCAAATTGGCAAAGAAGGATCCGGACCCTTTTCACTCACAGGACAACCCAACGCCATGGGAGGCAGAGAAGCAGGCGGCCTCTCCCATCTTCTGCCTGGATATCGCCAAGTCACGAACCCAGAGCATCGCGCTGAAGTCGAGAAAACGTGGGGATTTACCAAAGGGAAAATTGCGTCCAAGCCTGGCCTTACGGCCTGGCAACAGGTGGAGGCGATGGAACGAGGAAAGCTTGATTTGTGGTGGGTGGCTGCAACCAATCCTCTGGTGAGCATGCCAGATCTAGAGCGCGTTAAAGCAGCGATGAAGCGCTGCCCCTTGGTCGTTGTTAGCGAAGCCTATGCAGACTCAGAAACATCGCATTACGCCCATTTGCTGTTACCAGCTGCTCAATGGAGCGAAAAAACAGGAACCATGACCAACTCAGAACGTAGGGTTACTTACTGCCCTGGATTCAGGAATCTCCATCGAGAAAGTCGTCCTGATTGGGAGGTGTTTGCTGAGATCGGACGGCGCCTTGGTTTCAAAGAACAATTCACATACAACTCTGCAGCCGAGGTATACGCAGAATTCACAGCATTAACACAAAAACGATTATGCGATGTCTCAGGCTTAAGTCATGAAGTGCTTGCCAAAGAAGGACCACAACAATGGCCATTTCCTCAAGACAGTTCACCATCTCAAGAGTCAAAACGGCTGTACACCAATCACAAGTTTTTAACCGCAAATGGACGAGCACGGTTCTGTAGCGACCAACCGCTTGGTCTTGCAGAGCCACCCTGTGACACCTACCCACTAGTTCTCACGATTGGCCGCTATCTCGGACAGTGGCACACGATGACTCGGACAGGGAAGGTAGAGCGCTTAAAAACGATGCACCCAGAACCCCTCTTAGAAATTAACCCTAAAGATGCGGATCAATTTGCAGTGAAGCATGGAGAGCTAGCCGCGGTTAGCTCCCGAAGGGGCCAACTCACCGCTCGCGTGAAAGTCACAGACAAAATCCGACGGAGCACAGTCTTTCTTCCGATGCATTGGGGATTCACGCAAGCTCAAGCCTGTGAAGTGAATGCACTGATGCATGAACAGGCTTGCCCCATATCAAAACAACCGGAGTTAAAAGCAAGTGCAGTCATCGTCGCTCCAGCAGTTTCCGTCATCAAACCAATCGAACAGGAAGCTGGTCGCTTGGAAGCACTTCGACAATTGATCAACCCAGTATTTCGCTAA
- the moaB gene encoding molybdenum cofactor biosynthesis protein B: MTLSIALLTISDRRTRAEDSSGDALAQRLATAGHQLSDRKICPDDRYLIRSELSQWIANPTIDVVITSGGTGLTGRDGTPEAIAPLLDKTIDGFGELFRVLSYESIGTSTLQSRCLAGVANGTIVFVLPGSLDAVETAWDRIISSQLDANTRPCNLVQLLPRLRETSWTPKLNPD, from the coding sequence CTGACCCTCTCCATTGCTCTTCTCACCATTTCCGACCGACGCACAAGGGCGGAAGACAGCAGCGGCGACGCACTGGCACAACGCCTGGCAACGGCAGGTCATCAACTGAGTGATCGAAAAATCTGCCCTGATGATCGTTACCTCATTCGATCTGAGCTGAGTCAATGGATCGCCAACCCAACCATTGATGTGGTGATCACCAGCGGCGGGACTGGGCTCACAGGTCGTGATGGGACCCCGGAAGCCATCGCTCCCTTACTCGACAAAACCATCGACGGTTTCGGAGAACTGTTCCGCGTTCTGTCCTACGAAAGCATTGGCACCAGCACTCTTCAAAGTCGTTGCCTTGCTGGCGTCGCCAACGGCACCATCGTTTTCGTTCTTCCCGGTTCTTTAGATGCTGTTGAAACAGCTTGGGATCGAATTATCTCCAGCCAATTGGACGCGAACACCCGTCCTTGCAACCTTGTGCAACTTCTGCCGCGATTACGGGAAACATCTTGGACACCCAAGCTCAATCCTGATTAG
- the moaC gene encoding cyclic pyranopterin monophosphate synthase MoaC, producing MEEGLTHLNTSGEVHMVDVGDRRPTKRQATAKGCLQMQPTTLELIRSGNTPKGDLLAVARVAAIQAAKRTWELIPLCHQLPLSGVEVTIEPDPSLPGLILCCRCRTTHNTGVEMESMTAVSIGLLTLYDMLKSIDPGMTLSQIVLTHKDGGRNGAWSR from the coding sequence ATGGAAGAAGGCCTCACTCACCTCAACACATCAGGTGAAGTTCACATGGTTGATGTGGGTGATCGCCGTCCAACGAAACGCCAAGCAACCGCTAAAGGCTGCCTTCAAATGCAGCCAACCACGCTGGAACTGATCCGTTCCGGCAACACACCGAAAGGTGATCTGCTCGCTGTTGCGCGAGTCGCAGCCATTCAGGCGGCGAAACGGACCTGGGAACTGATTCCCCTTTGCCACCAGTTACCACTCAGTGGTGTGGAGGTCACGATTGAACCGGATCCCTCACTACCGGGACTCATCCTGTGCTGCCGGTGCAGAACAACACACAACACGGGTGTGGAGATGGAATCCATGACAGCAGTGTCCATTGGATTACTCACGCTTTACGACATGCTCAAGTCCATTGATCCAGGGATGACCTTGAGTCAGATCGTTCTTACCCATAAAGATGGAGGTCGCAACGGTGCCTGGTCCCGTTGA
- a CDS encoding molybdopterin synthase catalytic subunit — protein MQEKITIQIHSQIFDPWIHLAAWSSQTAALATFVGRVRDVAQDGRPLDAFELTHYPKMCEGVIRQNAQRLLIDHGANSALVLHRVGRMLPSEVIVLVAVEADRRGPAQRCCMDLLEAIKHQAPFWKREWRNGQGTWLSGNTPL, from the coding sequence ATGCAAGAGAAGATCACGATCCAAATTCACAGCCAAATCTTTGATCCTTGGATTCACTTGGCTGCTTGGTCGTCTCAGACTGCGGCGTTAGCCACATTTGTGGGTCGTGTGCGTGATGTTGCGCAGGATGGAAGACCTTTGGACGCGTTTGAGCTCACGCACTATCCAAAAATGTGTGAGGGAGTCATCCGTCAGAATGCACAACGGTTGTTGATTGATCACGGTGCCAACTCAGCTCTTGTGCTTCATCGGGTGGGTCGCATGCTGCCCTCGGAGGTGATTGTGCTAGTGGCTGTTGAGGCTGATCGTCGTGGCCCTGCTCAGCGTTGTTGCATGGATTTGTTGGAGGCGATTAAGCATCAGGCTCCTTTCTGGAAAAGAGAATGGAGGAATGGGCAGGGCACATGGCTCAGCGGCAATACACCGCTTTGA
- a CDS encoding molybdopterin molybdotransferase MoeA — MPGPVEPYGREGLPLSEARHRLLADISPINALTTVPLDEALGRVNAKSINAQVSIPGFRASIMDGYALGQHHQPTVGQQWILQGRSAPGSPFDRVLNAGEAIRILTGAPLPEGAGWVLPQECAETSQTQLTLAVEVSDQPWIRAEDEECRAGDRLLNQGQRLTPSQLGRLAACGVGALEVYRKPRIGILISGDELVQAGLERRTGEIWESNGTLLEAILHNLRQVVHSRCVVPDQPEALRQALAELSQTCDVVVSTGGISAGDTDWIRELVNELGQVSFWKLFLKPGRPFAFGHINSPEGNVPFFGLPGNPVAAAITALQLLWPALQLLEGQEEPDLFPRVKVKLANALARRPGRPELARAQLEVDASGELMARVSDSQASSRIGSLVNSDLLLEIPAQTGGLEAGESLWAQLIRTRLL, encoded by the coding sequence GTGCCTGGTCCCGTTGAGCCCTATGGACGCGAAGGGTTACCTCTTAGCGAAGCCAGACATCGTCTACTCGCAGACATCAGCCCAATCAATGCGTTAACAACCGTGCCTCTTGATGAGGCGCTTGGGCGCGTCAATGCCAAGTCAATCAACGCTCAGGTCTCGATTCCAGGGTTCCGAGCCTCGATTATGGACGGGTACGCCTTAGGGCAACACCATCAACCTACAGTCGGTCAACAATGGATCCTTCAAGGCCGATCAGCTCCTGGCTCTCCTTTTGATCGGGTCTTAAATGCTGGTGAAGCCATCCGTATCTTGACCGGAGCCCCCCTCCCAGAAGGAGCAGGCTGGGTCTTGCCACAAGAATGTGCGGAGACCAGCCAAACGCAACTGACCTTGGCTGTTGAAGTTTCGGATCAACCCTGGATCAGAGCCGAAGACGAAGAATGCCGTGCCGGGGATCGATTACTGAACCAGGGCCAACGTCTAACCCCTTCCCAGCTAGGGCGCTTAGCAGCCTGCGGCGTGGGCGCGCTTGAGGTCTACCGCAAACCTCGCATTGGCATCCTCATCAGCGGTGATGAGCTCGTGCAAGCCGGCCTAGAACGACGAACAGGAGAGATATGGGAGAGCAATGGCACCCTGCTTGAGGCGATCTTGCACAACCTCCGCCAGGTCGTGCATTCGCGGTGCGTGGTTCCCGATCAACCAGAAGCTTTGCGGCAGGCGCTAGCTGAACTCAGCCAAACCTGTGATGTTGTGGTGAGCACAGGGGGAATTTCCGCTGGTGACACTGACTGGATCCGGGAGCTTGTCAACGAATTGGGGCAGGTGAGTTTCTGGAAACTGTTTCTGAAGCCAGGACGCCCCTTCGCCTTCGGGCACATCAACAGCCCAGAAGGCAACGTGCCTTTCTTTGGCCTCCCTGGAAACCCTGTCGCTGCAGCAATCACCGCCCTACAGCTGCTCTGGCCCGCCTTGCAGTTGCTGGAAGGTCAAGAAGAGCCTGACTTATTTCCACGCGTCAAAGTCAAACTGGCCAACGCTTTGGCTCGCCGGCCAGGCCGCCCCGAACTCGCCCGCGCTCAATTGGAGGTCGATGCGAGCGGAGAGCTCATGGCGCGAGTGAGCGATTCACAAGCCTCATCCCGCATTGGCTCCCTGGTTAACAGCGATCTTTTGCTGGAGATTCCCGCACAAACAGGAGGGTTGGAAGCGGGCGAGAGTCTTTGGGCGCAACTGATCCGAACACGCCTCCTCTAG